GCTTTCCCACTGTGTACGTGGCTGCCCCTCAAGGATAGGAGAGCCCGGCCGAGTCGGCTCACTGCGCCCCGAAAATCTCATGGAATTCCGCCTCCGTAGTGAAATGCCGTGCCGCACAGTCGCTTTGCGAAGTATCGCGGCTGCGACTGCAGGTGCTGATCACTGATGTGTCACAGTGACGGAACAACCTGGTGTAGTTGGTCGTGGGTTTTCAGTGCTCTTCGGCGCTCATGATGTCGACGATCCGCTGAAGATCGTCCACCGACCCGAACTCGACGACGATCTTGCCTTTTCGTTTGCCGAGGCTCACCGTGACGCGGGTGTCGAACGCCGACGAGAGCTTCTCAGCAACGTCCTGCAGTCCGGGCATCTGGATCGGCTTGCGCCGCGGCGCCGGCGGTGCGGTGTTGCCGTCGCGGTTGGCCAGCGTCACCGCTTCCTCGGTCGCGCGGACCGACATGCCCTCGGCAATGATGCGCGCCGCCAGCTCCTCCTGCTTCTCCGGACCGCCCTCCAGCGCCAGCAGCGCACGCGCATGACCCGCCGACAGCACGCCGGCTGCCACTCGACGCTGTACCGCGATCGGCAGACGCAGCAGCCGGATCATGTTGGAGATCAGGGGCCGCGAGCGACCGATCCGGGCGGCCAGTTCGTCGTGGGTGACCTCGAACTCGTCGAGTAGCTGTTGGTAGGCGGCGGCCTCTTCCAGAGGATTCAGCTGCACCCGGTGGATGTTCTCCAACAGGGCGTCGCGCAGCATGCTGTCGTCGCCGGTCTCTCGGACGATCGCCGGAATCGCGTCCAGCCCGGCTTGTTGGGCGGCACGCCAGCGCCGCTCCCCCATCACCAGCTGATAGTGGGCTTCGCCGTTTTCCTTGACCTCGCGAACAACGATCGGCTGCATCAGACCGAACTCGCGGATGGAGTGCACCAGTTCGCTGAGCGCTTCCTCGTCGAACACCTGACGCGGCTGCCGGGGGTTCGGCTGGATCAGGCCGGGATCGATCTCGCGGTACGTGGCTCCCACATCACTGGTGAGGACCGGGTCGGCTCCATCGG
The genomic region above belongs to Mycolicibacterium sp. HK-90 and contains:
- a CDS encoding ParB/RepB/Spo0J family partition protein, whose protein sequence is MNQPARKRSGLGRGLAALIPTGPAEDGTDALSPRIGATAADVLLGGPPAGTGDSGTAAPAPTSAAPDGADPVLTSDVGATYREIDPGLIQPNPRQPRQVFDEEALSELVHSIREFGLMQPIVVREVKENGEAHYQLVMGERRWRAAQQAGLDAIPAIVRETGDDSMLRDALLENIHRVQLNPLEEAAAYQQLLDEFEVTHDELAARIGRSRPLISNMIRLLRLPIAVQRRVAAGVLSAGHARALLALEGGPEKQEELAARIIAEGMSVRATEEAVTLANRDGNTAPPAPRRKPIQMPGLQDVAEKLSSAFDTRVTVSLGKRKGKIVVEFGSVDDLQRIVDIMSAEEH